One stretch of Mycobacterium riyadhense DNA includes these proteins:
- a CDS encoding ethanolamine ammonia-lyase subunit EutB — protein MTYRQTVSGTTYTFDGLVEVMAKATPLRSGDQLAGCAAEHDAERAAAAWVLADLPLTTFLNDMVVPYETDEVTRLIIDSHDREAFSSIAHLTVGGLRDWLLDAAARDDSATRIAAIAHGLTPEMAAAVSKIMRNQDLILVAAASTATAAFRTTIGLPGRLATRLQPNHPTDDPRGIAAGMLDGLLMGCGDAVVGINPATDSPQATADLLYLLDDIRQRFDIPMQSCVLCHVTTTMELIDKGVPVDLVFQSIAGTEGANSSFGVTIPMLLEANGIARSLQRGTVGNNVMYLETGQGSALSAGAHLGTGGKPVDQQTLETRAYGVARALQPLLINTVVGFIGPEYLYDGKQIIRAGLEDHFCGKLLGLPMGVDVCYTNHAEADQDDMDTLLTLLGVAGAAFVIAVPGADDIMLGYQSLSFHDPLYVRQVLGLRPAPEFEAWLAALGMVDANGRVLPVDLATSPLRALAAR, from the coding sequence ATGACCTACCGGCAGACCGTTTCGGGTACCACCTACACCTTTGACGGCCTCGTCGAGGTGATGGCGAAGGCGACACCACTGCGCTCCGGCGACCAGCTCGCCGGTTGCGCCGCCGAGCACGACGCCGAACGTGCCGCGGCGGCATGGGTACTGGCCGATCTGCCGCTAACGACCTTCCTCAACGACATGGTGGTGCCCTACGAAACCGACGAAGTCACCAGACTGATCATCGACAGCCATGACCGCGAGGCGTTCAGCTCGATCGCCCACCTGACGGTAGGCGGTCTGCGTGACTGGCTGCTGGATGCGGCGGCCCGTGACGACAGCGCGACGCGCATCGCCGCGATCGCCCACGGTCTGACACCGGAAATGGCCGCCGCGGTGTCAAAGATCATGCGCAATCAGGACTTGATTCTGGTGGCTGCCGCGAGCACCGCGACCGCGGCGTTTCGTACCACCATCGGGTTGCCGGGCCGGCTCGCCACCCGGCTGCAGCCCAACCACCCGACCGATGACCCGCGTGGAATTGCCGCAGGGATGCTCGATGGCTTGCTGATGGGGTGCGGCGACGCGGTGGTTGGTATCAATCCGGCGACCGACTCGCCACAGGCGACGGCGGATTTGCTCTATCTCCTGGACGACATCCGGCAACGTTTTGATATCCCCATGCAATCGTGCGTGCTGTGCCACGTGACAACCACCATGGAGCTGATCGATAAGGGTGTGCCTGTTGATCTCGTGTTCCAGTCGATCGCGGGCACCGAAGGCGCTAATTCAAGCTTTGGCGTGACCATCCCAATGTTGTTGGAAGCCAACGGAATCGCCCGGTCGCTACAGCGTGGCACCGTCGGCAATAACGTCATGTACCTCGAGACGGGACAGGGTTCGGCCCTATCGGCGGGAGCGCACCTCGGCACCGGAGGCAAGCCCGTGGACCAACAGACATTGGAGACGCGGGCCTACGGGGTAGCCCGGGCACTGCAGCCACTGTTGATCAACACCGTGGTCGGATTCATTGGGCCCGAATACCTTTACGACGGTAAACAGATCATCCGCGCCGGCCTCGAAGACCACTTCTGCGGGAAACTGCTCGGCCTACCCATGGGTGTCGACGTCTGCTACACCAACCACGCCGAAGCCGACCAGGACGACATGGACACGCTGCTCACCCTGCTAGGCGTGGCGGGCGCCGCCTTCGTCATCGCCGTCCCCGGCGCCGACGACATCATGCTTGGCTATCAGAGCCTGTCGTTTCACGACCCGTTGTACGTGCGGCAGGTACTGGGGCTGCGTCCGGCACCGGAATTCGAAGCTTGGCTGGCCGCTCTGGGCATGGTCGACGCCAACGGCCGCGTGCTGCCCGTCGATCTCGCGACCTCGCCATTGCGCGCATTGGCAGCTCGCTGA
- the eutC gene encoding ethanolamine ammonia-lyase subunit EutC — protein MNTPDSRPTDDAWALWRQATQARIGLGRVGNSLPTRRVLEFQAAHAAARDAVHDPLDVDTLTEQIRGLGSGAPLHVQSKAASRSEYLRRPDLGRSPADLSVLPKTNADIGIVLADGLSPRALRDHAAGLAEALVREFDNRYRIAPPVIATQARVALGDHIGHALGVQTLLVIIGERPGLSVADSLGIYLTQRPSPGLTDADRNCISNIHPPDGLDYKTAAATTAVLVAGARRLGRSGVTLKDTSRTELSAGDALSIE, from the coding sequence ATGAACACTCCAGACTCGCGACCTACAGACGACGCTTGGGCGCTGTGGCGGCAAGCCACCCAGGCACGCATCGGGCTTGGGCGTGTGGGCAACTCGCTGCCCACTCGGCGGGTCCTGGAATTCCAGGCCGCGCACGCCGCTGCGCGCGACGCCGTGCATGACCCGCTCGACGTCGACACCCTCACCGAGCAGATCCGCGGTCTAGGCAGTGGCGCGCCACTACACGTGCAGAGCAAAGCCGCGTCACGTAGTGAGTATCTTCGCCGTCCCGACCTCGGCCGCAGTCCCGCAGACCTGTCGGTACTGCCAAAGACCAACGCAGACATCGGCATCGTGCTCGCCGACGGCCTCTCGCCCCGCGCGCTGCGTGATCACGCCGCCGGATTGGCCGAAGCGCTGGTGCGCGAATTCGACAACCGTTACCGCATCGCGCCGCCCGTGATCGCAACCCAGGCTCGCGTCGCCCTCGGCGACCACATTGGTCACGCGTTAGGCGTACAAACACTGCTCGTGATCATCGGGGAACGCCCTGGACTATCAGTTGCCGACAGTCTCGGCATCTATCTGACCCAGCGGCCATCGCCAGGGCTCACCGACGCGGACCGCAACTGCATCTCCAACATCCACCCTCCCGACGGTCTTGATTACAAAACGGCTGCGGCCACCACCGCGGTGCTCGTCGCCGGAGCCCGCAGGCTGGGCCGCTCCGGTGTCACCCTGAAAGACACTTCGCGCACCGAGCTGTCCGCGGGTGACGCACTAAGCATCGAATGA
- a CDS encoding NAD-dependent epimerase/dehydratase family protein produces MRKEKVLLLGASGSMGFAAFQELWSRKNDNGERKYDIVLLLRPSKKSKKIFRKYLKSSGIISCKDRRIREDLRNSFKIVWGDATIYDDVVQAIRGVDWVLCTMAIIPPEADRHPAQAKAVNTTAIENIVRAIEAEPNGAENIRLVYTGTVAATGDRLPPIQRGRVGDPLKPSIFDFYATTKVRGEWAVLESNIKRWVSLRQTFIMIPDILRTEDPIMFHQPINSYMENNTMRDAGRGLVNCLDVPDDSDFWRRVYNMAGGPSCRVVFLDFMKIAYELLGMDYKNIMERKWFALRNFHMQFFDDSALLNEYIHNWGDSMDDYWDMVKSALPRSLKVVATLNKISPTFQKFAEKTARKRLDALARHPDGTLGWYEAHNEMRMSAFYGSYERFESIPDWDEDMPEMRHDAPFEQLNHGYDETKTELELNDLQDAAAFRGGECMSLSWSGDLYETLGWRCAFDHAFAAKPYTIIKAGHWCPQCLPPPWNYDEIATKNPFFAQVWYPNHDPSESYYYPEDCYKDVVS; encoded by the coding sequence ATGCGAAAAGAAAAAGTATTGTTGCTGGGGGCGTCAGGCTCCATGGGATTTGCGGCTTTCCAGGAATTGTGGAGCCGCAAAAACGACAACGGCGAGCGAAAGTACGACATCGTGCTATTGCTTCGCCCGTCAAAAAAGAGCAAGAAAATCTTTAGAAAATATTTGAAGTCCAGCGGAATCATATCATGCAAGGATAGGCGTATTCGCGAGGACCTTCGAAATTCGTTCAAGATCGTCTGGGGGGACGCGACCATCTACGACGACGTGGTCCAGGCGATTCGTGGTGTTGATTGGGTTCTCTGTACCATGGCCATCATTCCTCCCGAGGCGGATCGGCATCCCGCGCAAGCTAAGGCCGTGAATACCACCGCGATCGAAAATATCGTGCGAGCAATCGAAGCGGAACCAAATGGCGCCGAGAACATTCGATTGGTGTACACGGGAACGGTCGCTGCGACCGGCGACCGACTGCCGCCAATCCAGCGTGGCCGGGTGGGCGATCCGCTGAAGCCGTCGATATTTGACTTTTATGCTACGACAAAGGTTCGAGGCGAATGGGCGGTCCTCGAGAGCAACATCAAGCGCTGGGTATCGTTGCGTCAGACATTCATCATGATTCCTGACATCCTGCGCACGGAAGACCCGATCATGTTCCACCAACCCATCAACAGCTATATGGAAAACAACACCATGCGTGATGCCGGCCGTGGCCTAGTGAATTGCTTGGACGTCCCTGATGACTCGGATTTCTGGCGACGAGTCTATAACATGGCAGGTGGACCATCTTGCCGGGTCGTATTCCTCGACTTCATGAAAATCGCGTATGAATTGCTCGGCATGGATTACAAGAACATCATGGAGAGAAAATGGTTTGCCCTACGTAACTTCCACATGCAATTCTTCGACGATTCCGCACTGCTCAACGAATACATCCACAATTGGGGCGATTCAATGGACGATTATTGGGACATGGTGAAAAGCGCGTTACCCCGGTCATTGAAGGTTGTCGCCACGTTGAATAAGATTTCCCCTACTTTCCAGAAATTCGCGGAGAAAACCGCTCGCAAGCGGCTCGACGCCCTTGCGCGGCATCCGGATGGCACACTAGGCTGGTATGAGGCGCATAACGAGATGCGCATGTCCGCATTCTATGGATCCTACGAGAGATTTGAGAGTATCCCTGATTGGGATGAGGATATGCCAGAAATGCGTCACGATGCGCCGTTCGAGCAATTGAATCACGGCTATGACGAAACCAAGACCGAGCTTGAACTAAACGATCTCCAAGACGCCGCGGCATTTCGAGGCGGTGAGTGTATGTCTTTATCATGGAGCGGTGACTTGTACGAGACGCTCGGCTGGCGTTGTGCGTTCGATCACGCGTTCGCCGCGAAGCCTTACACGATCATTAAGGCGGGCCACTGGTGCCCGCAGTGCCTGCCACCCCCATGGAACTACGACGAGATTGCTACGAAGAATCCCTTTTTTGCGCAGGTCTGGTACCCAAATCACGATCCCTCAGAGTCTTATTATTACCCAGAGGATTGTTACAAGGATGTAGTTTCTTAG
- a CDS encoding cytochrome P450, which yields MTTPPPPSTGRLEIDFSVYNPFDPEFIRHPFPVINRMREEYPVAFHKGLNAWLISGHDLEARVMRSAQFSTRYADWKHAPPSPPEDQWTLFDRCLAKSMLSVGQAEHMRLRRLTAPAFSRRVMDKIEDNIRCTVVGVFNEIEDPRLFNVATEIAAKVPIRSIAQMIGVPHEADELFEDGLGRNLVRAIDPMYAAERDTYVRGSLPGLQYLLDTIADRRRSDDPGDDFIGTLVSTVIDDERLSDMEILSVIWALVVAGADTAVDLHTLAIRALLLHPDQRRLLREQPELMGAAILEVLRWSAHPKLGSIPRFPLEDIELGGQVLEKGSFVMMLAAAAWLDPAKWPEPQRFDITRNHSGNIIFGAGPHMCLGLNLAQAQAKLMIEEFERRFGGTAELVGEIEYDPGHINARRITKMMVATAAS from the coding sequence ATGACTACACCCCCCCCCCCCTCAACCGGGCGGCTGGAGATCGACTTCTCGGTCTACAACCCATTTGACCCTGAATTCATCAGGCATCCGTTCCCGGTCATCAACCGGATGCGTGAGGAGTATCCGGTCGCCTTCCACAAGGGTCTCAACGCTTGGTTGATATCAGGGCATGACCTGGAGGCCCGCGTGATGCGCAGTGCCCAGTTCAGTACACGATATGCGGATTGGAAGCACGCACCACCGTCACCTCCCGAAGATCAGTGGACCCTGTTCGACAGGTGCCTTGCGAAGTCAATGCTCAGTGTTGGGCAGGCCGAGCACATGCGACTTCGGCGGTTGACCGCGCCCGCGTTCTCGCGACGAGTCATGGACAAGATCGAGGACAACATCCGCTGCACCGTGGTCGGGGTCTTCAACGAGATCGAGGACCCGCGGCTGTTCAACGTCGCAACCGAAATAGCCGCCAAAGTGCCGATTCGTTCGATTGCGCAGATGATCGGGGTGCCGCACGAGGCTGACGAACTGTTCGAAGATGGGCTCGGGCGAAACCTCGTGCGTGCAATCGACCCGATGTATGCGGCCGAGCGCGATACCTACGTCAGAGGCAGTTTGCCGGGTCTGCAGTATCTCCTCGATACCATCGCCGATCGCCGTCGTTCTGACGATCCCGGTGACGATTTTATCGGCACCCTGGTCTCCACCGTGATCGACGATGAACGCCTCTCCGACATGGAGATCCTGTCGGTGATTTGGGCACTTGTGGTTGCTGGCGCCGATACGGCGGTGGACTTGCACACTCTGGCGATCCGCGCTCTGCTGCTGCACCCCGATCAGCGAAGGTTGCTGCGCGAGCAGCCCGAGTTGATGGGGGCGGCCATCTTGGAGGTGTTGCGTTGGTCCGCGCATCCCAAGTTGGGGTCCATTCCCCGGTTCCCATTGGAGGACATCGAACTCGGGGGGCAGGTGTTGGAGAAAGGATCTTTCGTAATGATGTTGGCCGCGGCTGCGTGGCTGGATCCGGCGAAATGGCCGGAGCCGCAGCGGTTCGACATCACCCGGAATCATTCGGGAAACATCATTTTCGGCGCCGGCCCACACATGTGTCTCGGGCTCAACCTGGCACAAGCGCAGGCCAAACTCATGATCGAGGAATTTGAGCGGCGCTTCGGCGGGACCGCCGAACTTGTCGGCGAAATCGAATACGATCCCGGGCACATCAACGCCCGACGCATCACCAAGATGATGGTGGCCACGGCCGCATCCTGA
- a CDS encoding ferredoxin, producing the protein MWRIEVDTNRCMGTRACVHAIPGLFDIGHDGVAHVIGVANGDDELVRDVVAECPTAALRLMQTVLVRK; encoded by the coding sequence ATGTGGCGTATCGAGGTCGATACCAACCGGTGCATGGGGACCCGGGCCTGCGTGCACGCAATCCCCGGACTGTTCGACATCGGCCACGACGGGGTGGCCCACGTCATCGGCGTGGCTAACGGCGACGATGAACTGGTCCGTGACGTAGTCGCGGAATGCCCGACCGCCGCTTTGCGGTTGATGCAAACCGTGTTGGTCCGAAAATGA
- a CDS encoding MMPL family transporter — translation MLQGIARLAIAAPRRVIGAALLIMFGAGVFGFQSIDALLAGGYQDPSSPSSQAQRLLAEKFNYGDMEMIVAVTCDTGVQSDSARTVAADIVTQLKASPDVTRVDSAWTDSPPLTQDLTSRDGKTGLIVAGVTGGESGAPKRAQALADRLVRDRGGVIVRAGGEAIIAAQSDKQLHKDLLITESIAIPLSFVALVWVFGGLVASAIPLAISGFTTVGTLAALRAITFAADVSIFALNIAMALSLALAIDYTLLIISRYRDERAEGVDRDHALIRTMASAGRTVLFSATTVGLSLATLVVFPMYFLKSFAYAGVAVVLLGAVAAVVITPAAIVVLGDRLNSMDLRQLVGRLRGRPGPVPRPVEESILYRSTKAIMRRPIPFAVAVTALLLVLGAPFLGAKWGFPDERVLPQSTSARQVGDMMRSDFDYNVYRKVTMVIPDTRGVTPNDLNRYAAQLSQVPDVLSVIAPGGIFISGSLVAPPPAFAKINDGSAILSASSAAPLFSAASQEQLDRMHAVPGPGGRIVQFTGTAEINRDSVQAITSRIPLVLCLIGAIMYVLLFLLTGSVVLPLKALVLNVLSVTAAFGALVWIFQDGHLAALGTTPNGTLVVTTPVLLFCMAFGLSMDYEVFLVSRIREYWLASSQTPEDNDEAVALGLARSGRVVTAAALLMAIPFATQIPAQMSSLRMYGLGLTLAVVMDATLVRMVLLPAFMRVMGRANWWAPKPLARLHARIGIAEGGDVQ, via the coding sequence GTGTTGCAAGGAATTGCTCGACTCGCCATTGCCGCGCCCCGCAGGGTAATCGGTGCGGCATTGCTTATTATGTTCGGCGCCGGAGTTTTCGGCTTCCAGTCGATCGATGCCCTGTTGGCAGGTGGCTACCAAGATCCGTCATCGCCCTCTTCGCAGGCTCAGCGGCTGCTGGCGGAAAAGTTCAACTACGGCGACATGGAGATGATTGTCGCGGTAACCTGCGACACGGGGGTCCAATCCGACTCCGCCCGGACCGTCGCCGCCGATATCGTCACGCAGCTGAAGGCATCGCCGGATGTTACCCGGGTGGACTCGGCCTGGACCGATTCGCCGCCGCTAACGCAGGATCTGACCAGCAGGGACGGTAAGACAGGGTTGATCGTCGCCGGTGTTACCGGCGGCGAATCGGGGGCTCCGAAGAGGGCCCAAGCGCTGGCGGATCGGCTGGTGCGCGACCGCGGCGGTGTCATTGTGAGGGCGGGTGGCGAGGCCATTATCGCCGCACAGAGCGATAAACAACTGCACAAAGACCTGCTGATCACGGAATCCATCGCGATTCCCTTGAGTTTCGTTGCGCTGGTGTGGGTATTCGGTGGCCTGGTTGCTTCGGCTATACCGTTGGCTATCAGCGGCTTCACGACAGTTGGCACGTTGGCGGCGTTGCGAGCGATTACCTTCGCAGCCGATGTATCGATCTTCGCGCTCAACATCGCGATGGCCCTGAGTTTGGCGCTGGCCATTGATTACACCCTGCTGATCATCAGCCGATACCGCGACGAACGCGCCGAGGGCGTGGACCGCGACCATGCACTAATTCGCACGATGGCCTCGGCTGGGCGGACCGTGCTCTTTTCGGCAACGACCGTCGGGCTGTCGCTGGCCACGCTGGTGGTGTTTCCGATGTACTTTCTGAAGTCGTTTGCATACGCCGGCGTCGCCGTGGTCTTGTTGGGGGCCGTCGCGGCGGTGGTGATCACCCCCGCTGCGATCGTTGTACTCGGTGATCGGCTGAACTCAATGGACCTGCGGCAGCTGGTCGGCCGGCTGCGTGGACGGCCCGGGCCGGTGCCGCGTCCGGTTGAAGAGAGCATCTTGTACCGCTCGACGAAAGCCATAATGCGACGGCCAATTCCGTTCGCCGTTGCGGTCACCGCATTGCTACTGGTGTTGGGCGCGCCTTTCCTTGGGGCGAAATGGGGCTTCCCGGACGAGCGGGTGCTGCCGCAGTCGACCTCGGCGCGCCAGGTAGGCGACATGATGCGCTCCGATTTTGACTACAACGTGTATCGAAAGGTGACCATGGTGATCCCCGATACAAGAGGGGTGACACCTAACGACTTGAACCGCTATGCCGCGCAGCTCTCGCAGGTGCCAGACGTTTTGTCGGTGATAGCACCTGGCGGGATCTTCATTAGCGGGTCGCTGGTCGCGCCACCTCCGGCGTTCGCCAAGATCAACGACGGTAGTGCGATCCTTAGTGCAAGCAGCGCGGCACCGCTATTCTCCGCGGCATCACAAGAGCAGTTGGATCGCATGCACGCCGTGCCAGGTCCTGGTGGCCGTATTGTGCAATTCACTGGCACGGCGGAGATTAATCGCGACAGCGTGCAGGCCATCACATCGCGCATACCGCTTGTCCTGTGCCTCATCGGGGCAATTATGTACGTGCTGCTGTTCTTGCTAACCGGCAGTGTGGTGCTGCCACTGAAAGCTTTGGTGCTGAATGTGTTATCAGTGACCGCTGCTTTCGGCGCGCTGGTGTGGATCTTCCAGGACGGCCACCTCGCTGCATTGGGTACCACGCCCAACGGCACCCTGGTGGTCACCACTCCGGTGCTGTTGTTCTGCATGGCGTTTGGGCTGTCAATGGACTACGAGGTGTTCTTGGTATCGCGGATCCGCGAGTACTGGCTGGCCAGCAGCCAAACCCCGGAGGATAACGATGAGGCTGTCGCGCTTGGCCTGGCCCGCTCCGGCCGGGTTGTGACCGCCGCCGCGCTGCTGATGGCAATCCCGTTCGCCACCCAAATACCGGCGCAGATGTCGTCCCTGAGAATGTACGGTCTCGGTCTTACCCTGGCTGTCGTGATGGACGCCACACTGGTACGCATGGTGCTGTTGCCAGCGTTCATGCGAGTAATGGGTCGCGCCAACTGGTGGGCCCCTAAACCGCTGGCCAGGTTGCACGCACGGATCGGCATCGCCGAAGGAGGAGACGTCCAGTGA
- a CDS encoding DUF4239 domain-containing protein, which produces MDASGLPTWLFLVVAAVVAISIAAGTILVANRVTPEISKEHNAMMSPFLTVVGLVYGSLLGFTVAVGWQQFYAAHAVVANEAATVATMYRQTVAMPEPEQTQVRQLLRQYARAVVAPEWDLQSSGGTSDSARAAITGMYRVIGSQPPSAAPEPINQAFLNQLSGLATDRSIRITDAKPRIPPLLWTVLIFGGITLVALTGFLRMGSTLGHTVVSGTIAVLLSQMLCIIFLLDHSFGTHRAITPESFERSLAEFDAVDRGT; this is translated from the coding sequence ATGGACGCATCCGGATTGCCCACATGGCTATTTCTGGTTGTTGCAGCGGTCGTCGCGATTTCAATCGCGGCCGGCACGATATTGGTGGCGAATCGCGTCACGCCGGAAATCAGCAAAGAACACAACGCGATGATGTCCCCGTTCCTCACAGTCGTCGGGCTTGTCTATGGCTCTCTCCTTGGGTTTACCGTGGCCGTCGGCTGGCAGCAGTTCTACGCCGCCCACGCTGTGGTTGCCAACGAGGCGGCCACGGTGGCGACGATGTACCGGCAGACCGTCGCCATGCCAGAACCGGAACAGACACAAGTGAGGCAGTTGTTGCGACAGTACGCGAGGGCGGTGGTGGCTCCCGAATGGGATCTCCAAAGTAGCGGCGGTACCAGCGACAGCGCGCGAGCTGCGATCACAGGGATGTACCGCGTCATTGGTAGTCAGCCGCCTAGCGCCGCGCCGGAGCCGATCAATCAGGCATTTCTAAACCAGCTAAGTGGGTTGGCGACGGACCGCAGCATACGTATTACCGATGCCAAGCCCCGGATACCCCCACTGCTGTGGACGGTACTGATATTCGGTGGGATCACACTGGTAGCGCTCACGGGTTTCCTGCGCATGGGCAGCACCCTCGGTCACACGGTTGTGTCCGGCACGATCGCTGTCCTACTCAGCCAGATGCTGTGCATCATCTTCTTGCTCGACCATTCTTTTGGGAC